A genomic window from Alkalihalobacillus sp. AL-G includes:
- a CDS encoding DinB family protein → MNLELMDIFRMEYDFSWDTETWFLPLESALEGLNSTDASWQPPGGGNTIWQTVNHLNYYNALLVRQINDTTPRKKASNNKATFGDIGEPADSKWKAVLSQNTFGDIGDPADSEKWKAVLAETRLICENLRKSLAQVNDSQLEEELVGGLARQILHNVYHIGQIVLIRKQQGSWPKERE, encoded by the coding sequence ATGAACCTAGAACTGATGGATATTTTTCGCATGGAATATGACTTTAGTTGGGATACTGAGACCTGGTTTTTACCTTTAGAATCTGCTCTTGAGGGTTTGAATTCCACAGATGCAAGCTGGCAACCCCCTGGAGGAGGGAATACAATTTGGCAAACTGTGAACCATCTAAATTATTACAACGCTCTACTTGTTAGACAAATCAATGACACAACTCCTAGAAAAAAGGCATCTAATAACAAGGCTACATTTGGAGATATCGGGGAACCAGCGGATTCTAAATGGAAGGCAGTCTTGTCACAGAATACATTTGGAGATATCGGGGATCCAGCAGATTCTGAAAAATGGAAGGCAGTCTTGGCAGAAACACGCCTAATTTGTGAAAATTTGCGTAAATCACTAGCACAAGTTAATGACAGTCAACTGGAAGAGGAACTTGTTGGGGGTTTGGCTCGTCAAATTTTGCACAACGTATACCATATAGGGCAAATTGTATTAATTCGCAAACAACAAGGCTCTTGGCCAAAGGAGCGAGAATAA
- a CDS encoding DinB family protein, with protein sequence MDVKTLLLQQWASCLDEKDWFPPLEKVLEDITFEQAILKPADGAMNSIWELVCHLLFYKKRFLMRFLGETANEPQAENNESTFRLPTETLENWKETKQEYFYVHRELGKILAKSEHENLYRQIPGEDNSLVLELKSLAMHDAYHIGQIVFLSKMQGAWPGKRSF encoded by the coding sequence ATGGATGTAAAGACACTTTTGTTACAACAATGGGCAAGTTGCTTAGATGAAAAAGACTGGTTTCCCCCACTTGAAAAAGTGCTAGAGGATATTACTTTTGAACAGGCAATTTTGAAACCAGCTGATGGGGCAATGAATTCCATTTGGGAATTAGTTTGTCATTTACTTTTCTATAAAAAGAGATTTCTGATGCGATTTCTTGGTGAAACAGCGAATGAACCACAGGCAGAAAATAATGAATCTACATTTCGATTACCAACTGAGACGTTAGAAAATTGGAAGGAAACAAAACAAGAATACTTTTATGTTCATCGTGAACTTGGAAAAATACTAGCAAAATCAGAACATGAAAATTTGTATAGACAGATCCCAGGAGAAGATAATTCATTAGTGCTTGAACTGAAGAGTTTAGCAATGCACGACGCATATCATATTGGGCAAATTGTATTCCTTAGTAAAATGCAAGGAGCTTGGCCAGGGAAACGCAGCTTTTAA
- a CDS encoding VOC family protein, whose protein sequence is MIKGLYEAHLPVSNIERSIEFYQKLGLKLAYKGKRVTFFWIEKGKSWLGLWECEETQIPYHPSIRHLAFYVDLDDIKKAKVWLEKRGINVKENFGFSQEQQPLVLANNPHTHAAIYFQDPDDNSLEFISPLELDSEEVFEMMELKDWYNQKERY, encoded by the coding sequence ATGATCAAAGGATTGTATGAGGCACATCTACCAGTAAGTAACATTGAAAGGTCAATAGAATTTTATCAAAAATTAGGATTAAAGTTAGCTTATAAAGGGAAAAGGGTTACATTTTTCTGGATAGAAAAGGGAAAGAGTTGGTTAGGTCTATGGGAATGTGAAGAGACACAAATACCCTATCATCCTTCAATAAGACATTTAGCTTTCTATGTAGATCTTGACGATATTAAAAAAGCTAAAGTATGGTTAGAAAAAAGAGGGATAAATGTTAAAGAAAACTTTGGTTTTTCTCAGGAACAGCAACCGCTTGTTCTTGCAAATAACCCACATACTCACGCCGCAATATACTTCCAAGATCCTGACGATAATTCACTGGAATTTATTTCACCTCTTGAGCTAGATAGTGAGGAAGTTTTCGAAATGATGGAATTGAAGGATTGGTATAATCAAAAAGAACGTTATTAG